A single Streptomyces sannanensis DNA region contains:
- a CDS encoding 4'-phosphopantetheinyl transferase superfamily protein, whose translation MTTTWSGGRRAASAPALEAVERLRRSGDVHVWSWRLGSTLEPEDLLLDDAELSRVRRFHDQVDAVAVARTRAGARRAVGELLDVAPQDVSLGHRPCPGCGDRGHGPPVLFRPALPLAVSLSRTDGCGLLALCAGDRVGIDIEAVRPVDAEGLAGVLLTEREREHVLGVPDGPDRALRHFRCWTRKEAVVKAAGHGLLGAALTTLEVRPEEPGPVRVEYRHRGRASWWSVQDVPLDGPWAAAVARPAGQPGGRLVMR comes from the coding sequence GTGACGACCACCTGGAGCGGCGGCCGGAGGGCCGCTTCCGCACCTGCCCTGGAAGCCGTGGAGCGGCTCCGGCGCAGCGGCGACGTACATGTGTGGAGCTGGCGCCTCGGGAGCACCCTCGAACCCGAGGACCTGCTGCTCGACGACGCCGAGCTGAGCCGGGTCCGGCGCTTCCACGACCAGGTGGACGCCGTCGCCGTGGCGCGCACCCGGGCCGGCGCCCGCCGCGCCGTCGGTGAACTCCTCGATGTCGCCCCGCAGGACGTCTCCCTGGGCCACCGGCCCTGTCCGGGGTGCGGCGACCGGGGGCACGGCCCGCCGGTGCTGTTCCGGCCGGCGCTGCCGCTCGCCGTCAGCCTGTCCCGCACCGACGGGTGCGGGCTGCTCGCGCTGTGCGCCGGCGACCGGGTGGGCATCGACATCGAGGCGGTGCGGCCGGTCGACGCCGAGGGCCTGGCGGGGGTCCTGCTCACCGAGCGGGAGCGCGAGCACGTGCTGGGCGTACCGGACGGCCCGGACCGGGCGCTGCGTCACTTCCGTTGCTGGACCCGGAAGGAAGCGGTGGTCAAGGCGGCCGGACACGGCCTGCTGGGTGCCGCGCTGACCACCCTGGAGGTACGGCCGGAAGAGCCCGGCCCGGTGCGCGTGGAGTACCGCCATCGGGGCCGCGCGTCCTGGTGGTCGGTGCAGGACGTGCCCCTCGACGGACCCTGGGCGGCCGCCGTCGCCCGCCCCGCCGGGCAGCCGGGCGGCCGGCTCGTCATGCGCTGA
- a CDS encoding thioesterase II family protein — protein sequence MAAVGVGDTTARWTRNRRPRAGAAVNLVCLPHAGGSAGFYRGWHDLLPREVDFHAVQYPGREDRLTEASVGTMAEMADAVTEAIRPLFARDVVLFGHSMGAAIAYEVARRCEAEGRFPRLLLVSGRGAPHRQPPGTMHQGTDDEIVARLREFSATSGAALDDPDLRALLLPMIRADYRLVETYRLERPEPVRAPIAVLRGRADDRVDEERAEAWSELTTADCEHRLFDGGHFYLQQHETQVVRTVAELVGKALR from the coding sequence ATGGCGGCCGTCGGCGTCGGCGACACGACCGCCCGGTGGACGCGCAACCGGCGCCCCAGGGCCGGGGCCGCCGTCAACCTGGTCTGCCTGCCGCACGCCGGCGGTTCGGCCGGTTTCTACCGCGGATGGCACGACCTGCTCCCCCGCGAGGTCGACTTCCACGCGGTGCAGTACCCCGGCCGTGAGGACCGGCTCACGGAAGCCTCGGTCGGCACCATGGCGGAGATGGCCGACGCGGTGACCGAGGCGATCCGGCCGTTGTTCGCCCGGGACGTGGTGCTCTTCGGCCACAGCATGGGCGCGGCGATCGCCTACGAGGTGGCGCGCCGTTGCGAGGCCGAAGGGCGCTTCCCCCGCCTGCTGCTGGTGTCGGGGCGCGGCGCCCCGCACCGGCAGCCGCCCGGCACCATGCACCAGGGCACCGATGACGAGATCGTCGCCCGACTCCGGGAGTTCTCCGCGACGAGCGGCGCCGCCCTGGACGATCCCGACCTCCGGGCACTCCTGCTGCCGATGATCCGGGCCGACTACCGGCTCGTGGAGACCTACCGGCTCGAGCGGCCCGAGCCCGTGCGCGCCCCGATCGCGGTGCTGCGCGGACGGGCCGACGACCGGGTCGACGAGGAGAGGGCCGAGGCCTGGAGCGAGCTCACCACCGCCGACTGCGAGCACCGTCTCTTCGACGGCGGCCACTTCTACCTCCAGCAGCACGAGACGCAGGTGGTCCGCACGGTCGCCGAACTGGTCGGGAAGGCGCTGCGCTGA
- a CDS encoding ATP-binding cassette domain-containing protein, with translation MTPSPGTDTMAVTVQGLVKRYGGPSGVTALDGVDLAVRRGSVLGVLGPNGAGKTTLVRILSTLIRPDAGTAEVGGYDVVSQPRQLRRVIGLTGQYASVDGKLSGRENLYLIGRLLDMSRKEARARADELLERFSLTGAAERSAATYSGGMRRRLDLAASVMGRPAVLFLDEPTTGLDPRTRNEVWDEVRSMTESGTTVLLTTQYMEEAEQLANELTVIDRGRVIANGPVEELKAQVGGSTLRIRPADRDSLPAMADALTEAGLGPAEAGGTEEDDGVLRVPVRGDEHLTAVIGLLGTRGFPLSGVDTHLPSLDEVFLTLTGKPAESEEIRELEVVPS, from the coding sequence ATGACACCATCACCGGGGACGGACACCATGGCGGTCACCGTTCAGGGACTGGTCAAGCGCTATGGCGGACCGTCGGGCGTCACCGCTCTCGACGGGGTGGATCTGGCCGTACGGCGCGGGAGCGTCCTTGGCGTGCTCGGCCCGAACGGGGCCGGCAAGACGACGCTGGTGCGGATTCTGTCGACATTGATACGGCCCGACGCGGGGACCGCGGAGGTCGGCGGTTACGACGTGGTGAGCCAGCCACGGCAGCTGCGCCGCGTGATCGGGCTGACCGGGCAGTACGCCTCGGTCGACGGGAAGCTGTCCGGCCGGGAGAACCTCTACCTCATCGGCCGGCTGCTGGACATGTCCCGCAAGGAGGCCCGGGCGCGCGCCGATGAACTGCTGGAGCGGTTCTCGCTGACCGGGGCCGCGGAGCGGTCGGCCGCGACGTACTCCGGGGGCATGCGGCGCAGGCTGGATCTGGCCGCGAGCGTGATGGGACGCCCGGCCGTCCTCTTCCTCGACGAGCCCACGACCGGGCTCGACCCGCGCACCCGCAACGAGGTCTGGGACGAGGTCAGGAGCATGACCGAGAGCGGGACGACCGTGCTGCTGACCACCCAGTACATGGAGGAGGCGGAGCAGTTGGCGAACGAGCTGACCGTCATCGACCGCGGCCGTGTGATCGCGAACGGGCCGGTCGAGGAGCTGAAGGCCCAGGTCGGGGGGAGCACCCTGCGGATCCGCCCGGCGGACCGGGACAGTCTGCCGGCGATGGCGGACGCCCTGACCGAGGCCGGGCTCGGCCCGGCGGAGGCCGGCGGTACGGAGGAGGACGACGGTGTGCTCAGGGTGCCGGTCCGCGGCGACGAGCATCTGACCGCGGTCATCGGCCTGTTGGGGACGCGGGGCTTCCCGCTCTCCGGTGTCGACACACATCTGCCCAGCCTGGACGAGGTGTTCCTGACCCTGACGGGGAAGCCGGCCGAGTCCGAGGAGATCCGGGAACTGGAGGTGGTCCCCTCATGA
- the fabI gene encoding enoyl-ACP reductase FabI: MDLLKGKTILVTGVLTTSSIAFHTARLAQEQGARVILTGYGRLSLVERVARRLPDTAPVVELDVTDAGQLASLAERLGDHTDRLDGVLHSVANAPAGALGGNFLTTEWEDVAHAVRVSTYSLQSLTRGVLPLLAEHSSVVGLDFDASRAWAEYDWMGVAKAGLESCARYLASYLGSRGVRVNLVAAGPLRTTAAINIGSEEGFEEATDWGRRAPLGWDGDRFDPVARACVALLSDWFPATTGEIVHVDGGAHAIGDRPGSPRL, translated from the coding sequence ATGGACCTGCTGAAGGGCAAGACGATACTTGTCACCGGCGTTCTCACCACCAGTTCCATCGCCTTTCACACGGCCCGCCTGGCACAGGAGCAGGGTGCCAGGGTGATCCTCACCGGATACGGCCGGCTCAGCCTCGTGGAACGCGTGGCGCGCAGACTGCCCGACACGGCCCCCGTCGTCGAGCTCGACGTCACCGACGCCGGACAGCTCGCCTCCCTGGCCGAGCGGCTCGGCGACCACACCGACCGCCTCGACGGCGTCCTCCACTCGGTCGCCAACGCCCCTGCCGGCGCGCTCGGCGGCAACTTCCTGACCACCGAGTGGGAGGACGTCGCCCACGCCGTCCGCGTCTCGACCTACTCGCTCCAGTCCCTGACCCGCGGCGTGCTGCCCCTGCTCGCGGAGCACAGCAGCGTGGTGGGGCTCGACTTCGACGCCTCACGTGCCTGGGCCGAGTACGACTGGATGGGCGTGGCCAAGGCCGGACTCGAGTCGTGCGCCCGCTATCTCGCCTCCTACCTCGGCAGCCGCGGCGTCAGAGTCAATCTGGTGGCCGCCGGACCGCTGCGCACCACGGCCGCCATCAACATCGGCTCGGAGGAAGGCTTCGAGGAGGCCACCGACTGGGGACGCCGGGCGCCGCTCGGCTGGGACGGTGACCGCTTCGACCCGGTCGCCCGCGCCTGCGTCGCGCTGCTCTCCGACTGGTTCCCGGCCACCACCGGCGAGATCGTCCATGTCGACGGCGGCGCCCACGCCATCGGAGACCGGCCCGGCAGCCCGCGCCTCTAG
- a CDS encoding ABC transporter permease, protein MSGAIVSAPAPGAMTRLRSGLGHISALTRRNLLQIRADPDSMFDIVLMPVIYTVLFVYVFGGAVAGSQEDYVQYVMPGLMSMMAINIAMTAGIGVNSDFKTGVMDRFRTLPISRGSVLMAKVVVETGRMAASTAVLLGMAFLLGLEVRGGVLGLLAAVGLTMLFGMSLLWVSVLLGLALKSPQAVQGLGMVAVLPLQFGSSIFAPTSTMPGWLRSFTEVNPLSNLADACRALVNGGGAPTGSIGVTVAWAAGIILLAVPTAVTLFGRAGR, encoded by the coding sequence ATGAGCGGCGCCATCGTGTCCGCGCCCGCCCCCGGGGCGATGACGCGGCTGCGGTCGGGACTCGGTCACATCAGCGCGCTCACCCGCCGGAATCTGCTGCAGATCCGGGCCGATCCGGACTCGATGTTCGACATCGTGCTGATGCCGGTCATCTACACCGTGCTGTTCGTGTACGTCTTCGGTGGCGCGGTCGCGGGGAGCCAGGAGGACTACGTCCAGTATGTGATGCCGGGTCTGATGTCGATGATGGCGATCAACATCGCCATGACCGCCGGCATCGGGGTCAACTCCGACTTCAAGACGGGTGTGATGGACCGGTTCCGTACGCTGCCCATCAGCCGCGGATCGGTGCTCATGGCGAAGGTGGTCGTGGAGACGGGCCGAATGGCGGCATCCACGGCGGTGCTGCTGGGTATGGCCTTCCTGCTGGGGCTGGAGGTCCGGGGCGGAGTGCTCGGGCTGCTCGCCGCGGTGGGGCTGACCATGCTGTTCGGGATGTCCCTGCTGTGGGTGTCGGTGCTGCTCGGTCTGGCGCTGAAGAGCCCGCAGGCCGTGCAGGGGCTGGGCATGGTCGCGGTGCTGCCGCTGCAGTTCGGCAGTTCCATCTTCGCGCCGACGTCCACCATGCCGGGCTGGCTCCGGTCGTTCACCGAGGTCAATCCGCTGTCGAATCTGGCGGACGCCTGCCGGGCGCTGGTCAACGGCGGTGGCGCGCCGACCGGGTCGATCGGGGTGACGGTGGCCTGGGCGGCCGGGATCATCCTGCTCGCCGTGCCCACCGCGGTCACCCTGTTCGGCCGCGCCGGCCGCTGA
- a CDS encoding AfsR/SARP family transcriptional regulator — protein sequence MEFRLLGPVEARRDGILLPLAGAKIHTVLAALLLAGGRVVPDSRLSEFLWGWEPPATMSAQIYTYISRLRKQLGDGITIVRRQPGYALDAGDSWIDAVEYDRLDRLGREALDARHFEKASTLLTAALELWRGAPLANATEFLAEAETPQWGEAWSTTMVCRIEADLALGRHTELVPELTRLVAAHPLSERLRAQLMTALYRSSRQADALAVYRDGCTVLREELGIDPGPTLREVHRQVLDGDVPGPAVVRAEPGSVLVRPRRTPAPAMLPPDIPDFTGHALPLAEVVYELRGASAASQSARHRRVVITGMPGSGKSALAVRAAHLLRTQFPDGQLYADLVRPDGSPRDPHEVLRVFLHTLGIPEQAVPRSLEECVRLYRGVLTDRRVLVVLDNAVNSAQVRPLLPVGTRCRTILTSLMSTVAGEGVRLVRLHPLSTAESLGLLAAVAGRERLAAEPAAAAALVELCDRSPLALRICGLRLADRPQQQVSGLLARLAPAEHRLDELRHGTLDVRASLRFIHAALSPEARHTLGQLTLLPETEFSAAQTVPVLRRSERRAEEALEELADARLIDIAGVSPDRRLVYRFAPLVRLFAQEQRAGNPAADATGTGTGTGTELLSA from the coding sequence ATGGAGTTCCGCCTTCTCGGCCCGGTCGAGGCCCGCCGCGACGGCATTCTGTTGCCTCTCGCGGGGGCCAAGATCCACACAGTGCTCGCCGCGCTCCTGCTCGCCGGAGGGCGGGTGGTCCCGGACAGCCGGCTCAGCGAGTTCCTGTGGGGCTGGGAGCCCCCAGCCACCATGAGCGCGCAGATCTACACCTATATCTCGCGTCTCCGCAAGCAGCTGGGCGACGGCATCACCATCGTCCGCCGCCAGCCCGGCTACGCACTCGACGCCGGCGACTCCTGGATCGACGCCGTCGAGTACGACCGTCTCGACCGCCTCGGCCGTGAGGCCCTGGACGCCCGCCACTTCGAGAAGGCGAGCACCCTGCTCACCGCGGCCCTGGAGCTGTGGCGAGGCGCTCCGCTCGCCAACGCCACGGAATTCCTGGCCGAGGCGGAGACCCCGCAGTGGGGAGAGGCCTGGTCGACCACCATGGTGTGCCGCATCGAGGCCGATCTCGCCCTCGGCCGGCACACCGAACTGGTTCCCGAGCTGACCCGGCTGGTCGCCGCGCACCCGCTGAGCGAGCGGCTGCGCGCACAGCTGATGACCGCCCTCTACCGCAGTTCCCGCCAGGCCGACGCACTCGCCGTCTACCGCGACGGCTGCACCGTCCTGCGCGAGGAACTCGGCATCGATCCGGGCCCCACGCTCCGCGAGGTGCACCGCCAGGTGCTCGACGGCGACGTCCCCGGGCCCGCCGTCGTGCGAGCCGAGCCGGGGAGCGTACTCGTGCGGCCCCGGCGCACCCCTGCCCCCGCGATGCTGCCACCCGACATCCCCGACTTCACCGGCCACGCCCTGCCGCTCGCCGAGGTGGTGTACGAACTGCGGGGCGCCTCGGCCGCGTCGCAGTCCGCCAGGCACCGCCGGGTCGTCATCACCGGCATGCCCGGGAGCGGCAAGTCCGCGCTCGCCGTACGTGCCGCTCATCTGCTCCGTACGCAGTTCCCCGACGGACAGCTGTACGCGGACCTGGTCAGGCCGGACGGCTCGCCGAGGGACCCCCATGAGGTGCTGCGGGTCTTCCTGCACACCCTGGGCATACCCGAGCAGGCAGTGCCCCGCTCCCTCGAGGAGTGCGTCCGGCTCTACCGCGGCGTACTCACCGACCGGCGGGTTCTGGTGGTCCTGGACAACGCGGTGAACAGCGCGCAGGTCCGCCCGCTGCTGCCCGTCGGGACGCGTTGCCGCACGATTCTGACCAGCCTCATGTCGACCGTCGCGGGTGAGGGGGTCCGTCTGGTCCGGCTGCATCCGCTCAGCACCGCCGAATCGCTCGGCCTGCTGGCCGCGGTGGCGGGACGGGAACGGCTCGCGGCGGAACCGGCGGCGGCCGCGGCCCTGGTGGAGCTGTGCGACCGTTCGCCCCTCGCTCTGCGGATCTGCGGGCTGCGGCTGGCGGACCGGCCCCAGCAGCAGGTGTCCGGCCTGCTGGCCCGGCTCGCACCCGCCGAGCACCGGCTGGACGAGCTGCGCCACGGCACACTCGACGTCCGCGCGAGCCTGCGGTTCATCCATGCGGCACTCTCCCCCGAAGCCAGGCACACGCTGGGGCAGTTGACGCTGCTGCCGGAGACGGAGTTCTCCGCGGCGCAGACCGTCCCGGTGCTGCGCAGGAGCGAGCGGCGCGCCGAGGAGGCACTGGAGGAGCTGGCCGACGCCCGGCTGATCGACATCGCGGGCGTCAGCCCCGACCGGCGGCTGGTCTACCGGTTCGCGCCGCTCGTCAGGCTGTTCGCACAGGAACAGCGGGCCGGGAACCCCGCCGCCGACGCCACCGGCACCGGCACCGGCACCGGCACCGAACTGCTCAGCGCATGA
- a CDS encoding MbtH family protein: protein MVNPFEDNDGTFSVLVNAEGQHSLWPAFAAVPAGWEVAFGPEGRQAALDYIEREWTDLRPKSLVATMAGANA, encoded by the coding sequence ATGGTGAACCCCTTCGAGGACAACGACGGCACCTTCAGCGTCCTGGTCAACGCCGAGGGTCAGCACTCGCTGTGGCCGGCGTTCGCCGCCGTCCCGGCCGGCTGGGAGGTGGCGTTCGGTCCGGAGGGCCGGCAGGCGGCGCTGGACTACATCGAGCGCGAGTGGACCGACCTGCGGCCGAAGAGCCTGGTCGCCACGATGGCCGGGGCGAACGCCTGA
- a CDS encoding amino acid adenylation domain-containing protein: protein MAQSRIEDVLPLSSLQEGLLFHARYDEEADAPDVYTVQLAVELRGPLDAARLRTAAEALLRRHPNLRALFVHEGLDQPVQVVLRSVELPWREADFSGGTAEEAARAFDALRDEERARRFVLDEDVLLRFVLVRLPDRTVRLLLTLHHILVDGWSVPILLDDLFELYEREGDDSGMRRVAPYRDYLAWLARQDRAGALDAWGEELAGLAEPALVGAGRQAGGSSVPETLSVELSRELTERLTATARSRGWTVNTLVQGSWGLILGRLLGRDDVVFGGTVSGRPPELPGVETMVGLLINTLPVRVSWQPGERLADLFTALQARQSALTAHQHVQLAEIQARAGHGELFDTTVVFENYPVDAEGAPQLAGGIEITDMDARDATHYAVTMLGLPGERLRFRLDYRPDILDRATATRLGDWLHRLLAATADDPEQCARDVVLLDAAERRRLLADWNDTAHPVPDATLTALLEAQALLSPGAVALVCGDTEASYAELHAEANRLARALVDRGAGPDRPVAVALRRGRDMVVTLLAALKAGSPYLPVDPELPAERIELMLGNAAPVCLVTDRGTAGTLPMDAVKPLVLDDPLTIDELAARPGHPLTDNDRAAPLDPRHLAYIIYTSGSTGVPKGVGVPHSGIVNRLLWMQDRYRLGADDRVLQKTPFGFDVSVWEFFWPLLTGSGLVVAKPGGHRDPAYLAEEIVARGVTTVHFVPSMLDAFVQDPAAARCAGTLRRIICSGEALPETAADRATELTGAPVHNLYGPTEASVDVTHWDCRPGEGPVPIGRPIWNTQVYVLDPALQPVPPGVVGELHLAGDQLARGYAGRAALTAERFVADPFGEPGSRMYRTGDLVRWREDGALEYLGRADDQVKIRGLRIELGEIETVLAGADGVAHARVVVLLDGSGEKQLVAYVVPEGEPPAVDGLRAAVAAVLPGYMVPSAFVTLDELPLTVNGKLDRRALPAPRFSSAGTGREPGTVTEQLLCAAFAEVLGLDRVGADDSFFDLGGHSLSAARLVNRVRTVLGAEIAVRSVFAAPTPAALAGLLAGRRLEPGGLEPVLELRTRGDLPPLFCLPPGAGLSWCYAGLLGGIDPEQPLYGLQSPSLSGNRTATTLDALAEGYVERIRSVRPQGPYRLLGWSAGGHLAHEVAVRLQERGEQVEQLVILDSYPARLPDDGRESTREDVFAEAFGDALPDPQAPDAYERALGLVRAELGDLGRLSDGTAADVLETYLLNTRAMLNFRHRLYRGDVLFFRASDWTVDERRDFARWAPHVTGGIRLHQLDVRHEEISRPEILASVGEIVAGMDRNS, encoded by the coding sequence ATGGCCCAGAGTCGGATTGAGGACGTGCTGCCGCTCTCCTCCCTGCAGGAGGGGCTGCTCTTCCACGCCCGGTACGACGAGGAGGCGGACGCGCCGGACGTCTACACCGTGCAGCTCGCCGTCGAGCTGCGCGGCCCGCTGGACGCGGCCCGTCTGCGGACGGCGGCCGAGGCGCTGCTGCGCCGCCACCCCAACCTCCGGGCGCTCTTCGTCCACGAGGGCCTGGACCAGCCGGTCCAGGTGGTCCTCCGCTCGGTGGAACTGCCGTGGCGCGAGGCCGACTTCTCCGGCGGGACCGCCGAGGAGGCGGCGCGGGCGTTCGACGCGCTGCGGGACGAGGAGCGGGCCCGCAGATTCGTCCTCGACGAGGACGTGCTGCTGCGCTTCGTACTCGTACGGCTGCCGGACCGGACGGTACGACTGCTGCTGACGCTCCATCACATCCTGGTGGATGGCTGGTCGGTGCCGATCCTGCTGGACGACCTGTTCGAGCTGTACGAGCGTGAGGGCGACGACTCCGGGATGCGCCGGGTCGCCCCGTACCGCGACTACCTCGCCTGGCTCGCGCGTCAGGACCGGGCGGGCGCACTGGACGCCTGGGGCGAGGAGCTGGCCGGACTGGCCGAGCCGGCCCTCGTCGGGGCCGGCCGGCAGGCGGGCGGTTCGTCCGTCCCCGAGACGCTGTCCGTGGAGCTGTCACGCGAGCTGACCGAACGGCTCACCGCCACGGCCCGCAGCCGCGGCTGGACGGTGAACACGCTGGTGCAGGGCTCCTGGGGGCTGATCCTGGGCCGGCTGCTGGGCCGCGACGACGTGGTCTTCGGCGGTACGGTCTCGGGCCGCCCGCCGGAGCTGCCGGGCGTCGAGACCATGGTCGGTCTGCTGATCAACACCCTGCCGGTCCGCGTCTCCTGGCAGCCCGGCGAGCGTCTCGCGGACCTCTTCACCGCGCTCCAGGCCCGCCAGTCCGCGCTCACCGCCCACCAGCACGTCCAGCTCGCCGAGATCCAGGCACGAGCGGGCCACGGCGAACTCTTCGACACCACCGTCGTCTTCGAGAACTACCCGGTCGACGCCGAGGGCGCTCCGCAGCTCGCGGGCGGCATCGAGATCACGGACATGGACGCCCGGGACGCCACCCACTACGCGGTCACGATGCTCGGACTCCCCGGCGAGCGGCTGCGGTTCCGGCTGGACTACCGGCCGGACATCCTCGACCGCGCCACCGCCACCCGCCTCGGCGACTGGCTGCACCGGCTCCTCGCGGCCACCGCCGACGACCCGGAGCAGTGCGCCCGCGACGTGGTGCTGCTCGACGCGGCCGAGCGCCGACGGCTGCTGGCGGACTGGAACGACACCGCCCACCCGGTCCCGGACGCCACCCTGACCGCGCTGCTGGAGGCGCAGGCCCTGCTTTCCCCCGGCGCCGTGGCGCTCGTCTGCGGTGACACGGAGGCGAGTTACGCGGAGCTGCACGCCGAGGCCAATCGGCTCGCCCGGGCCCTCGTCGACCGGGGCGCGGGCCCCGACCGCCCGGTGGCGGTCGCCCTGCGCCGCGGCCGGGACATGGTCGTCACCCTGCTCGCGGCCCTCAAAGCGGGCTCCCCCTATCTGCCGGTCGACCCGGAACTCCCTGCGGAACGCATCGAGTTGATGCTGGGAAACGCCGCCCCGGTGTGCCTGGTGACGGACCGCGGAACGGCCGGGACCCTGCCCATGGACGCGGTGAAGCCGCTCGTCCTCGACGATCCGCTGACCATCGACGAGCTGGCGGCCCGCCCGGGCCACCCGCTGACCGACAACGACCGTGCCGCGCCCCTCGACCCGCGTCACCTCGCGTACATCATCTACACCTCGGGCTCCACCGGAGTGCCCAAGGGCGTCGGGGTGCCGCACTCCGGCATCGTCAACCGGCTGCTGTGGATGCAGGACCGGTACCGACTGGGCGCCGACGACCGGGTCCTGCAGAAGACCCCGTTCGGCTTCGACGTCTCGGTCTGGGAGTTCTTCTGGCCGCTGCTGACCGGCTCGGGCCTGGTCGTGGCGAAGCCGGGCGGGCACCGCGATCCGGCCTATCTGGCCGAGGAGATCGTCGCCCGGGGGGTGACGACCGTCCATTTCGTGCCGTCCATGCTCGACGCCTTCGTCCAGGACCCCGCGGCCGCGCGCTGCGCCGGCACGCTGCGCCGCATCATCTGCAGCGGCGAGGCGCTGCCCGAGACCGCCGCGGACCGGGCGACGGAGCTGACCGGCGCCCCGGTGCACAACCTGTACGGGCCGACCGAGGCCTCCGTCGACGTCACGCACTGGGACTGCCGTCCCGGCGAGGGCCCGGTGCCGATCGGCCGGCCGATCTGGAACACCCAGGTGTACGTACTGGACCCGGCCCTGCAGCCGGTGCCGCCCGGTGTGGTGGGTGAACTCCACCTGGCCGGTGATCAGCTGGCCCGCGGCTACGCGGGGCGGGCCGCCCTGACCGCGGAGCGGTTCGTGGCCGATCCCTTCGGGGAGCCGGGGTCCCGGATGTACCGCACGGGTGACCTGGTCCGCTGGCGCGAGGACGGCGCCCTGGAGTACCTCGGCCGGGCCGACGACCAGGTGAAGATCCGGGGCCTGCGGATCGAGCTCGGTGAGATCGAGACGGTGCTGGCCGGGGCCGACGGGGTCGCCCATGCCCGTGTGGTGGTGCTGCTGGACGGCTCGGGCGAGAAGCAGCTGGTCGCCTATGTGGTGCCGGAGGGCGAGCCGCCCGCCGTCGACGGGCTCAGGGCCGCCGTCGCCGCCGTACTGCCCGGGTACATGGTGCCGTCGGCGTTCGTGACGCTCGACGAACTGCCGCTGACCGTCAACGGGAAACTGGACCGCAGGGCACTGCCGGCCCCCCGGTTCAGCTCCGCCGGCACCGGGCGCGAGCCGGGCACGGTGACCGAACAGCTGCTGTGCGCCGCCTTCGCGGAGGTGCTGGGCCTGGACCGGGTCGGAGCCGACGACAGCTTCTTCGACCTGGGCGGCCACTCGCTGTCGGCGGCCAGGCTGGTGAACCGGGTCCGCACGGTGCTCGGCGCGGAGATCGCGGTCCGCTCGGTCTTCGCGGCCCCGACACCGGCCGCGCTCGCCGGGCTGCTGGCCGGCCGGCGACTCGAGCCCGGGGGACTGGAGCCGGTGCTGGAGCTGCGTACCCGCGGGGATCTGCCGCCGCTGTTCTGCCTTCCGCCGGGTGCCGGACTGAGCTGGTGCTACGCCGGCCTGCTGGGCGGAATCGACCCGGAACAGCCGCTGTACGGGCTGCAGTCGCCGAGCCTCTCCGGAAACCGCACGGCGACGACGCTCGACGCGCTGGCGGAGGGTTACGTCGAGCGGATCAGGAGCGTACGCCCCCAGGGGCCGTACCGGCTGCTGGGCTGGTCGGCCGGCGGGCATCTGGCGCACGAGGTGGCCGTCCGTCTCCAGGAGCGCGGCGAACAGGTCGAGCAACTGGTGATTCTGGACTCCTATCCGGCCCGACTCCCGGACGACGGAAGGGAGTCGACCCGGGAGGACGTCTTCGCCGAGGCGTTCGGGGACGCGCTGCCCGATCCTCAGGCCCCCGACGCGTACGAGCGGGCCCTGGGCCTCGTCCGGGCGGAGCTCGGCGACCTGGGCCGGCTGAGCGACGGCACGGCGGCCGACGTGCTCGAGACCTATCTGCTGAACACGCGCGCGATGCTGAATTTCCGGCACCGCCTGTACCGCGGGGACGTGCTGTTCTTCCGCGCCTCCGACTGGACCGTGGACGAGCGGCGGGATTTCGCCCGCTGGGCTCCCCATGTGACCGGTGGGATCAGGCTTCACCAGCTGGACGTGAGGCATGAGGAAATATCCCGCCCGGAAATCCTCGCGAGCGTCGGGGAAATCGTTGCGGGAATGGACCGCAATAGCTAG